In Aspergillus luchuensis IFO 4308 DNA, chromosome 1, nearly complete sequence, the following are encoded in one genomic region:
- the LHS1_1 gene encoding uncharacterized protein (COG:O;~EggNog:ENOG410PFF0) encodes MPTPANPQRPSNRGGGTRTSPTKKPLDIGVPLGIYDTNSVRAKVRKWQQQGGGVITANDGVCYDDDEENSTADTNSKVVEDKGSGSSNGSGTRKRSKSTPRKRVISDEHWKLNRTPTQTPSSRLPPPKRIAEYTTNDRLRSPQGDEAEGAREDTILPSPSRNKERGRAAIASDLATRERRKSRASRDVDIIPEDKAEEESASHNGSSKSISRPATADKTHVRARSELSQSAKTRDGGLYEDSEWATSEADFSELSRRRARGPNPVPRGAASRGRGTVKPPKGGIFSHMLDESKKMFAKPEPPKPNRGAKIEAWLSETPDPFVEDMEPDVEIPAPLNTRTGKKKEPVKQEDVPKDKCDTEPPLASDTSKKDDPPAQRKEGPTASEQSNTAEQKAEPKKDSAISDKRRAPTEREEKPRSSGADKLPVGKRPRANNDNASETESQQLSEGSEVSANNAPVPLGRRKPFPTTGAHPLSTIASVESMSTTKNATGSGQDAASEKREAESTQAKLDEEEERDQFDPNSLPAISSQLKRRLTTHDDLISVLSAPSGRSRSLRSARSLKTKSRITTENIPDLLKELAADEVKYMRELKTLVGGVIPVLLTCVLSKSDSAIAAGLFRPSADPKDEVNFSKPIVDMGVAIERLKTLHKRIPQDDVEALLNWANGAQRVYREYLKAWRLGFKDVIVNLAPLEEGEAGDNTDTKSLDEGMARDENGDVVDSDGEKVDVAYLLKRPLVRLKYLAKTFKGIKTIQPSPKAEDVAAVYQSLVTDARRRAREERARLEDESAANVDATRARDPATLGALPGVTVDRSRRVRARDFFNLSLYHTSGQIIDCRAELLLRDGAGGNKAGGDLLICEIDHTDRWLLFPPIEVGRVSARNGDVKGEIVVMLRSGPNHTKSWQELLVLQIDEEDIGFEWVQMLGSNPLPPAICRTQSFIDRTKRQRAKTISSANEASQAQKAPPSPSNVNVPIGEKPTSRTLRRSLTPKDHLSDPSTVSSWFSEARTSLQSAVTPESDYAIGDELSIKSPPPQSILHAREPRKSFPADDRPSPGLKRSKAKRVNRNGEIIPSSPTTPTDPSLDRGTHSVHEEAKRSEEKKPKQQQQQNPKTPTKSTPEKSSPRVSSVPSVDLPLIPKLRKGSSQTYISDSLASTEDDDFPPVEYDDIPETPSKDKTHSRQHSGSDQVDEDESPPPPPTHSRSPSSIGSSLPNTPVLSPSGVRTRRRGSSPLKHEYEPSTASDSYSDSDTSTVRRYEVHSGSEYSDTDSSDESGDEHASLPPFEAPTKPKAQAPEATSASSSLSLSNSASQGGYRSVPSQPSKSSTVIASVFAWSEKGSWDSIFPDDCKVIVSPGLIEAYDVGNAPAGMEEDDSDTKKARPLIALELTPLVPIRRGTAIDISIRSPPTKRSKINWSNNIMFRSRNADECEFLYGLINQARINNPTYIALQNARGPYAEQPAPVESTTKNGGLFGWPRRRRSYRASVSPRSVADNSESSVGTMSSAFSALKRFGGGSKMFNISRSSLTSRDGQNEDSLYSSSIGSGSNASPSSGIGRIAAAIKGSDGIGLSNAKIRLYLRETQSKWRDMGAARLTIMPAPAAPRASDTASGRGDANSIAEGAEDTSPASGSASPRRGAEPEKRILVRGKTRGEVLLDVCLGESSFERVARTGIAVSVWEENEGGAMPKKGGVTVGSSKIYMIQMKSEAEAAYTFGLVGKSKY; translated from the coding sequence ATGCCGACTCCTGCCAACCCGCAGCGCCCCTCCAACCGTGGGGGAGGCACCAGAACATCCCCGACCAAGAAACCGCTCGACATTGGAGTACCCCTAGGCATTTACGATACAAATTCAGTGCGGGCAAAGGTTCGcaagtggcagcagcagggggGCGGGGTAATCACAGCCAATGATGGGGTTTgctacgacgacgacgaggagaatTCAACAGCCGATACCAACTCCAAAGTGGTCGAAGATAAGGGATCCGGTAGTTCCAATGGCTCTGGAACGAGGAAACGCAGCAAAAGCACGCCTCGCAAACGAGTCATTAGTGATGAGCATTGGAAGCTGAACCGAACCCCTACCCAAACGCCTTCTTCCAGGCTCCCTCCGCCGAAACGCATTGCCGAGTATACCACAAATGACCGTCTACGTTCTCCGCAGGGTGACGAGGCGGAAGGTGCGCGGGAGGACACAATATTGCCCTCTCCGTCCCGCAACAAGGAAAGGGGCAGGGCTGCTATAGCATCCGACCTCGCGACAAGAGAACGGAGAAAATCGAGGGCATCTCGAGATGTCGATATAATACCTGAGGacaaggccgaggaggaaaGTGCGTCTCACAATGGATCTTCCAAGTCCATTTCGCGACCTGCAACCGCCGACAAAACCCATGTACGTGCACGGTCGGAGCTTTCGCAGAGTGCAAAGACAAGGGACGGAGGACTGTACGAGGACTCCGAGTGGGCGACAAGCGAGGCCGACTTCTCCGAACTCTCCAGGCGACGTGCGCGAGGTCCAAATCCAGTACCCCGGGGTGCTGCATCTAGAGGCCGGGGAACGGTGAAGCCCCCCAAAGGCGGCATATTCTCCCATATGCTCGATGAATCAAAAAAGATGTTCGCTAAACCGGAACCTCCGAAACCCAACCGAGGCGCTAAAATAGAGGCATGGCTTTCTGAAACGCCTGACCCGTTCGTCGAGGACATGGAGCCCGATGTCGAGATACCCGCGCCATTAAACACTAGAaccggcaagaagaaggaacccGTGAAGCAAGAGGATGTGCCGAAGGACAAGTGCGATACTGAGCCTCCCCTTGCGAGCGACACATCGAAGAAGGATGATCCGCCAGCGCAGAGGAAAGAAGGCCCGACTGCAAGCGAACAATCAAACACAGCAGAACAGAAAGCAGAGCCCAAGAAGGACAGCGCTATTTCGGACAAACGCAGGGCACCTACAGAGCGTGAGGAGAAACCGCGGTCATCAGGCGCTGATAAGCTACCCGTTGGCAAACGACCCCGTGCCAACAACGATAATGCATCAGAGACCGAGTCCCAACAGCTGTCAGAGGGCTCCGAAGTGTCTGCGAATAATGCACCGGTGCCCCTTGGTCGTCGAAAGCCATTTCCCACGACAGGGGCCCATCCCCTCTCGACAATCGCGTCTGTTGAATCCATGAGCACAACGAAGAATGCTACAGGATCAGGACAAGATGCCGCATCGGAAAAACGGGAGGCAGAGTCCACCCAGGCAAAgctcgatgaggaggaggaaagggaCCAATTTGACCCCAACTCACTTCCTGCAATCTCTTCCCAGTTAAAGAGGCGCCTCACTACTCATGATGATTTGATATCAGTCCTGTCTGCTCCGAGTGGTCGGAGTAGAAGCCTTCGGTCTGCCAGGAGTCTGAAAACGAAGAGTCGCATCACTACAGAAAACATTCCTGACCTCCTAAAGGAGCTGGCTGCTGACGAGGTAAAATACATGCGTGAACTCAAGACCCTGGTCGGTGGTGTTATTCCAGTCCTCTTGACATGTGTGCTATCAAAATCTGATTCTGCCATTGCGGCTGGACTCTTTCGACCTTCTGCCGATCCAAAGGATGAGGTGAATTTCAGCAAGCCCATAGTGGACATGGGAGTTGCTATTGAGCGACTGAAGACGCTGCACAAGCGCATCCCGCAGGATGATGTGGAAGCTCTACTTAACTGGGCGAATGGGGCACAGAGAGTGTATCGCGAATACCTCAAGGCTTGGAGACTGGGATTTAAAGACGTCATCGTCAATCTCGCGCCtcttgaagaaggcgaggcaGGCGACAATACCGACACAAAGAGTTTGGACGAGGGCATGGCAAGGGATGAGAACGGTGATGTGGTGGATAGTGACGGTGAGAAGGTTGACGTGGCTTACCTTCTGAAGCGACCTCTCGTACGCCTGAAGTACCTCGCAAAGACCTTCAAAGGAATCAAGACCATTCAGCCATCTCCCAAGGCCGAGGACGTTGCTGCGGTATATCAGAGCCTTGTGACAGACGCCCGCCGCCGGGCGCGCGAAGAGAGAGCAAGGCTTGAGGATGAATCTGCTGCCAACGTTGACGCTACGCGTGCCAGAGATCCTGCGACCTTGGGTGCACTTCCTGGAGTTACTGTTGACAGAAGCCGGAGAGTCCGGGCCCGCGATTTCTTCAATCTTTCCTTGTACCACACAAGTGGCCAGATCATTGACTGCCGCGCTGAGCTCCTCTTGAGAGACGGGGCCGGTGGGAATAAAGCAGGCGGAGATCTACTAATCTGCGAAATTGATCATACAGATCGTTGGTTGCTATTCCCTCCTATCGAGGTTGGCCGTGTCTCTGCTCGCAACGGCGACGTGAAGGGCGAGATCGTGGTCATGCTACGCAGTGGCCCGAACCATACCAAATCCTGGCAAGAACTGCTGGTGCTTCAaattgatgaagaggatatTGGATTTGAATGGGTTCAGATGCTGGGCTCGAATCCTCTCCCACCGGCTATCTGTAGAACCCAGAGCTTTATTGACAGGACCAAGCGCCAACGAGCAAAAACTATATCCTCAGCCAACGAAGCCTCTCAGGCACAAAAAGCCCCACCAAGTCCTTCAAATGTCAACGTTCCTATCGGAGAGAAGCCTACTTCTCGTACCTTGCGTCGATCCTTGACCCCTAAGGATCATCTTTCGGATCCAAGTACCGTGAGCTCCTGGTTCAGTGAGGCCCGTACTTCACTGCAAAGTGCAGTAACTCCAGAGTCGGACTATGCTATTGGTGACGAGTTATCGATCAAGTCCCCGCCTCCGCAATCTATCTTGCATGCCAGGGAACCCCGAAAAAGCTTCCCGGCCGATGACAGACCTTCCCCGGGCCTCAAACGGTCAAAGGCCAAGAGGGTCAACAGAAATGGAGAGATCATTCCTTCTAGCCCTACCACACCAACAGACCCAAGCTTGGATCGAGGAACCCATTCAGTTCACGAGGAAGCCAAACGctcagaagagaagaaacccaagcagcagcaacagcaaaaCCCGAAAACTCCAACGAAGAGTACCCCTGAAAAGAGTTCTCCCCGAGTGTCTTCTGTGCCGTCAGTGGATCTTCCTCTAATTCCAAAACTCAGAAAGGGCAGCAGTCAGACATACATCTCGGACTCTTTGGCCTCCACGGAGGACGACGATTTCCCTCCCGTGGAATATGATGACATCCCCGAAACTCCTAGCAAGGACAAGACTCATTCTCGCCAGCACTCGGGTTCGGACCaggttgacgaagatgagtccccaccacctccgccgactCATTCTCGGTCACCGAGTTCCATAGGCTCCAGCCTGCCAAATACCCCTGTGCTTAGCCCTAGTGGTGTGCGGACTAGACGCCGTGGCTCCTCGCCCCTAAAGCATGAATATGAACCGTCTACTGCTTCGGATTCGTACTCGGATTCTGATACATCGACTGTGCGTCGGTATGAAGTGCATTCGGGCTCCGAGTATTCGGACACGGACAGCTCGGATGAATCAGGGGATGAGCACGCATCATTGCCACCGTTTGAAGCTCCTACCAAGCCAAAGGCCCAGGCTCCAGAAGCTACGTCTGCTAGTAGCTCTCTGTCACTGTCCAATTCGGCCTCTCAGGGCGGATATAGATCCGTTCCTTCGCAACCGAGCAAGTCGTCCACAGTGATTGCATCGGTCTTCGCCTGGTCAGAGAAGGGCTCATGGGATAGCATCTTCCCCGATGATTGCAAGGTCATAGTCAGTCCTGGGCTCATCGAAGCATATGACGTGGGTAATGCGCCAGCcgggatggaggaagatgacagcGACACGAAGAAAGCACGCCCACTGATTGCCCTTGAGCTCACACCCCTTGTGCCTATCCGTCGCGGAACAGCCATTGACATAAGTATTCGCTCCCCTCCGACCAAACGGTCCAAGATCAACTGGAGTAACAACATCATGTTTCGATCTCGAAACGCCGACGAGTGCGAATTCCTATACGGTCTCATCAACCAAGCGCGCATCAACAACCCAACCTACATAGCCCTACAGAATGCCCGAGGACCTTACGCAGAGCAGCCAGCGCCCGTGGAATCAACAACGAAGAATGGTGGGTTGTTCGGCTGGCCACGACGCAGGCGGAGCTACCGTGCATCTGTTTCCCCACGGTCGGTTGCCGACAACTCTGAGAGTAGCGTAGGAACTATGAGCAGTGCATTCTCAGCACTGAAGCGATTCGGAGGGGGAAGCAAGATGTTTAACATCTCTCGTTCTTCGCTCACCTCTCGCGATGGGCAAAATGAAGACAGCTTGTACTCAAGCTCCATCGGTTCCGGATCGAAtgcctctccttcttccggcATTGGTCGTATCGCAGCCGCCATCAAAGGCAGTGATGGTATCGGTCTGTCCAACGCTAAGATTCGACTTTACTTGCGTGAAACTCAATCCAAGTGGCGCGATATGGGTGCTGCAAGACTGACTATTATGCCTGCGCCCGCAGCACCTCGTGCTTCTGATACGGCCAGCGGGCGCGGTGATGCCAACAGCATTGCAGAAGGAGCCGAAGATACTTCCCCAGCATCTGGATCCGCTTCTCCCCGACGCGGAGCGGAGCCCGAGAAACGTATCCTCGTCCGAGGCAAGACACGCGGGGAGGTCCTCCTTGACGTCTGCCTAGGCGAAAGCTCTTTCGAGCGAGTTGCTCGAACCGGTATCGCCGTGTCCGTATGGGAAGAAAACGAAGGCGGAGCCATGCCCAAGAAGGGCGGTGTTACCGTCGGTAGCTCCAAGATCTATATGATCCAGATGAAGAGTGAAGCTGAAGCAGCATACACCTTCGGACTTGTCGGAAAGTCCAAATACTAA
- the RDH54 gene encoding DEAD/DEAH box helicase (COG:L;~EggNog:ENOG410PG5P;~InterPro:IPR038718,IPR000330,IPR027417,IPR014001, IPR001650;~PFAM:PF00176,PF00271,PF04851;~go_function: GO:0005524 - ATP binding [Evidence IEA]), which translates to MVFRPFKPPSMRKPLQPTVSRPAVPTETSEADGPPAKKPRLQPEYPADVENTTPAAGRSVKPLTQLKKDVEPSAESVSPGDVTGDRYFNVLWRKVTTKKNKTWDGDGVLTIRDGYAYLQDVSGRDMGRVIYGSRLEPGVMLSIGGKEVEVDSEMSKKEYLSGRQYLQAKKAPPPSTTPPTKAFVPVRSSTGTSASTTVAKSQSAKPNAPTLANPASRKGTVTGMYKRPLLESTVLPPTPLEKPVPRHDPSQPGALVMKRPDSVPKGKQIVDVVVDPFLAKHLRPHQREGVQFLYECVMGMRPFNGEGAILADDMGLGKTLQTITLLWTLLKQNPVHDSPPVVKKALIVCPVTLINNWRKEFRKWLGNERIGVFVFDDKRKRLTDFTRGRAYSVMIVGYEKLRSVQEGLANSNGVDIIVADEGHRLKTLQNKSGQAIQSLNATKRIILSGTPIQNDLKEFFAAVDLVNPGVLGTFKSFVREFEGPIVKSRQPEATRKDIEKGEARNEELRELTSKFMLRRTADILAKYLPPKTEYVLFCKATRTQATIYQNVLASPVFQSALGNSESALQLITILKKLCNSPSLLTPRDVNEKPSETIAALLSSLPPNLLRHFTPSSSAKLRVLDQLLDGLRTKTSEKIVLVSNYTSTLNLLANLLTSLSLPFLRLDGSTPAQKRQSLVEDFNRLPSNLCFAFLLSAKAGGTGLNLIGASRLVLFDVDWNPATDIQAMARIHRDGQKRHCRIYRILLKGSLEEKIWQRQVTKIGLADSVMEKRDSVAQFSRDELKDLFRLDEESKCQTHELLGCDCGGNGQLVPPTATENEDEEDDHSSSSSLEDFPDLPTLIKASQVDMEKQERLIQSRSRSRPKTRRSRAGRTKIEGDDEDEDEDDDNTEPANQQKNRIQQSLSQYCHIDPVHLTATDTDTAEQLESTIDDDVLLSLLKDEDGNRIEYVFKKASTAAAEAEAEPKTKEDGKDGTLASSSVVVIPDSD; encoded by the exons ATGGTTTTTAGGCCCTTCAAGCCTCCTTCTATGAGGAAGCCCCTTCAGCCTACCGTTTCAAGACCAGCTGTGCCAACTGAAACTTCCGAAGCCGACGGCCCTCCCGCTAAGAAGCCGCGTTTACAGCCAGAATATCCGGCAGATGTTGAGAACACCACTCCGGCCGCTGGACGATCGGTGAAGCCTCTAACTCAACTCAAGAAGGATGTGGAACCCTCAGCTGAATCAGTAAGTCCTGGCGATGTCACTGGAGATAGGTATTTCAATGTCCTATG GCGCAAAGTCACTacgaagaaaaataaaacgTGGGATGGCGACGGTGTCCTGACAATACGCGATGGCTACGCCTACTTGCAGGATGTTTCCGGAAGAGACATGGGACGGGTGATATATGGCTCCCGCCTCGAACCCGGTGTTATGCTATCGATCGGAGGCAAGGAAGTGGAAGTCGATTCCGAAATGTCTAAGAAAGAGTACTTGTCTGGTCGTCAGTATCTGCAAGCGAAAAAGGCGCCACCTCCTTCGACAACACCGCCTACCAAAGCATTCGTTCCTGTTCGAAGCAGTACTGGTACTTCTGCTTCGACGACTGTTGCTAAGAGTCAATCTGCAAAGCCTAATGCACCAACGCTCGCCAACCCTGCTTCGAGGAAAGGAACGGTCACTGGCATGTACAAAAGGCCGTTGTTGGAAAGCACTGTTTTGCCACCCACACCTTTGGAGAAGCCGGTTCCACGCCATGATCCTAGTCAGCCTGGAGCGCTGGTCATGAAACGGCCGGATTCGGTGCCAAAGGGAAAACaaattgttgatgttgtcgtCGATCCGTTTCTGGCTAAACATTTGCGACCTCATCAACGCGAGGGTGTTCAGTTCTTGTATGAATGTGTTATGGGAATGAGGCCATTCAACGGTGAAGGGGCTATTCTAGCAGATGATATGGGATTGGGGAAGACCTTGCAAACCATAACCCTCTTGTGGACACTTCTGAAGCAGAACCCAGTACACGATAGTCCCCCGGTTGTTAAGAAAGCTCTTATTGTTTGTCCGGTCACTCTAATCAATAATTGGAGGAAGGAATTTCGCAAGTGGCTTGGAAATGAACGAATTGGAGTTTTTGTCTTCGATGACAAGAGGAAACGGCTCACTGATTTTACGAGAGGAAGGGCTTACAGTGTGATGATTGTGGGATATGAGAAGCTCAGATCGGTGCAAGAAGGATTAGCCAACAGCAACGGGGTCGACATCATTGTTGCCGATGAAGGTCACAGACTGAAGACGCTTCAGAACAAGAGTGGCCAAGCTATCCAGTCCCTGAATGCGACAAAGCGAATCATTCTATCTGGTACACCTATTCAGAATGATTTGAAGGAGTTCTTTGCCGCGGTAGACCTTGTCAACCCCGGCGTCTTGGGAACTTTTAAGTCGTTTGTTAGGGAATTCGAGGGCCCGATCGTCAAGAGCCGACAGCCCGAGGCGACTAGAAAGGACAtagagaagggagaggcAAGGAATGAGGAGCTCCGAGAGCTCACCTCCAAATTCATGCTTCGAAGAACAGCCGATATCCTGGCTAAATATCTCCCTCCGAAGACAGAGTATGTGCTATTTTGCAAGGCGACGCGCACGCAAGCGACCATCTACCAGAACGTCCTCGCCTCTCCAGTCTTTCAAAGCGCCCTCGGAAACTCGGAGAGTGCTCTCCAACTTATCACTATCCTCAAAAAGCTCTGCAATAGCCCATCTCTGCTTACACCCAGAGATGTGAATGAGAAGCCCAGCGAGACCATCGCCGCTCTCTTATCCTCTTTACCACCGAACCTCCTACGCCACTTCACTCCCTCATCAAGTGCCAAACTCCGTGTCCTGGATCAGCTACTCGATGGTCTACGCACAAAAACCTCGGAGAAAATAGTCCTTGTCTCCAACTACACTTCTACCTTGAATCTACTAGCAAACCTACTCAcgtctctctccctcccctttctccgCCTGGATGGCTCCACCCCCGCGCAGAAACGACAATCACTGGTGGAGGACTTCAATCGCCTTCCATCGAACCTCTGCTTCGCCTTCCTCCTGTCCGCAAAAGCTGGAGGTACCGGGCTAAACCTCATAGGTGCCAGTCGACTCGTCTTATTCGACGTGGACTGGAATCCCGCCACCGACATCCAAGCCATGGCACGTATTCATCGTGATGGCCAAAAGCGTCACTGCCGAATATaccgcatcctcctcaaGGGCAGcctcgaagagaagatctGGCAGCGTCAAGTAACCAAAATAGGGCTTGCCGACAGCgtcatggagaagagggacagTGTGGCCCAGTTTTCGCGGGACGAACTCAAAGACCTGTTCCGTCTAGACGAAGAAAGCAAGTGCCAAACACACGAGCTATTAGGCTGTGACTGTGGAGGTAACGGACAACTTGTCCCACCAACAGCGACTGAgaacgaagacgaggaagacgatcACTCATCCTCGAGCTCCCTCGAAGACTTCCCCGATCTTCCTACCCTCATTAAAGCCTCCCAAGTAGACATGGAGAAGCAAGAGCGCCTAATCCaatccagatccagatccCGACCCAAAACTCGCAGGTCAAGGGCGGGGAGGACCAAAATCGAgggtgacgatgaagacgaagatgaagacgacgacaacACCGAACCCGCGAACCAACAAAAGAACCGAATCCAGCAATCCCTATCACAATACTGTCACATAGACCCCGTCCATCTCACCGCCACCGATACAGATACCGCCGAACAACTCGAATCAACCATCGACGACGATGTGCTCCTTTCTTTGCTCAAAGATGAGGACGGTAATAGAATTGAATACGTCTTCAAGAAGGCCAGTACAGCAGcagctgaggctgaggctgagccTAAGACGAAAGAAGATGGCAAGGACGGGACTCtggcgtcttcttcggttgTGGTTATTCCGGATTCGGATTGA
- a CDS encoding putative choline transport protein (COG:E;~EggNog:ENOG410PJE6;~InterPro:IPR002293,IPR004840;~PFAM:PF13520,PF00324;~TransMembrane:12 (i38-57o77-97i118-142o162-182i194-214o234-255i276-299o328-350i380-400o406-425i446-469o475-496i);~go_component: GO:0016020 - membrane [Evidence IEA];~go_component: GO:0016021 - integral component of membrane [Evidence IEA];~go_function: GO:0022857 - transmembrane transporter activity [Evidence IEA];~go_process: GO:0006865 - amino acid transport [Evidence IEA];~go_process: GO:0055085 - transmembrane transport [Evidence IEA]), whose translation MAAEKEIEKVGTAEAGDDSTSIEVVNASGHRQEVERNFSLLSICAVAVTTGNTWIAQGGSVTTALSNGGPSGVIYEFIAVSVCYWLVAASIAELASGMPSASGVYHWASITAGRYGRVCGFFAGFWNSLAWILGAASMSAILGQQTVSMYALMHPGFVPQAWHIFVSFIICTWLCCCIVLFMNRFLPHIGNLGMFFILAGVLITIIVCAVMPHVKGSGYATSKDVWSSWENDTGYSSQGFVFVAGMLNGAYSVGTPDCSSHLAEEIPKPSRNIPKAVLAQMGVGFITGIFYMMAIFYSITDLDAVINSVYGFPLAEIYRQATGSRGGAIGLLIVAFIPTVITCAGCYITAGRTLWTISRDGATPFSRWLGHINTRMHNPFNATLVCGGIVTILACIYVGSTTAFNAFVGCFVQLSSLSYFAAIFPHMLTRRSSFAPGHFWMGRIGYFINLLACIYILAFVVIFCFPYALPTDAASMNYASLMTGGLTIFVAVWWLFRMNTYEGPKSIPMTDKVIVADAD comes from the exons ATGGCCGCCGAGAAGGAGATAGAGAAAGTGGGAACAGCCGAGGCTGGGGATGATTCGACTTCGATTGAAGTGGTCAACGCCTCAGGTCATCGTCAGGAAGTCGAACGGAACTTCAGTCTACTGAGTATTTGCGCTGTCGCTGTTACGACTGGAAATACATGGATTGCTCAAGGTGGCAGTGTG ACAACTGCACTGAGCAATGGAGGACCATCAGGTGTTATTTACGAATT TATTGCTGTTTCAGTTTGCTACTGGCTTGTTGCAGCATCGATTGCTGAACTGGCATCTGGAATGCCTTCTGCTAGTGGAG TCTATCACTGGGCTTCGATCACAGCGGGAAGATATGGACGTGTTTGCGGTTTCTTCGCAGGCTTTTGGAACTCCCTCGCCTGGATTCTCGGTGCTGCCTCCATGTCCGCTATCCTAGGGCAGCAGACTGTCTCTATGTATGCCCTCATGCATCCTGGCTTCGTCCCTCAGGCATGGCATATCTTTGtcagcttcatcatctgcacgtggctttgctgctgcatcgtCCTTTTTATGAACCGGTTCCTCCCACATATCGGCAATCTTGGAATGTTCTTCATCTTGGCCGGTGTGTtaatcaccatcatcgtGTGTGCGGTCATGCCCCATGTTAAGGGCTCAGGCTATGCCACAAGCAAGGATGTCTGGAGTAGCTGGGAAAACGATACCGGATATTCTAGCCAGGGCTTCGTTTTTGTTGCCGGTATGCTCAATGGAGCATACAGTGTGGGCACTCCTGATTGCTCGTCACACCTCGCGGAGGAAATCCCTAA GCCGAGCCGTAACATTCCCAAAGCTGTTCTGGCTCAGATGGGCGTCGGCTTCATCACCGGTATTTTCTACATGATGGCCATTTTCTATTCAATCACCGATCTCGACGCAGTCATCAATAGCGTCTACGGATTCCCCCTTGCCGAGATTTACCGTCAAGCAACAGGATCCAGGGGCGGTGCAATCGGTCTGCTTATCGTGGCTTTCATACCCACAGTCATCACTTGCGCTGGTTGCTACATCACTGCTGGTCGCACCTTGTGGACTATCTCTCGTGACGGAGCGACTCCTTTCTCTCGCTGGCTCGGACATATCAACACGCGGATGCACAACCCCTTCAATGCCACCCTGGTATGCGGTGGCATTGTCACTATTCTTGCTTGCATCTACGTCGGATCCACCACTGCCTTTAACGCTTTCGTTGGCTGCTTCGTGCAGCTGTCCAGTCTCTCGTATTTCGCCGCCATCTTTCCACATATGCTTACTCGCCGGTCCTCGTTCGCACCTGGTCATTTCTGGATGGGCCGTATCGGATATTTTATCAACCTCTTGGCATGCATCTACATTCTTGCCTTTGTTGTGATCTTCTGTTTCCCTTACGCCCTGCCCACCGATGCCGCTTCGATGAACTACGCCAGTCTGATGACTGGAGGATTGACGATTTTTGTGGCTGTCTGGTGGCTTTTCCGCATGAACACCTATGAGGGACCCAAGTCTATTCCTATGACCGACAAGGTGATTGTGGCTGACGCGGACTAA